The nucleotide sequence ATCATCATTGGTGAAGCTCTCTAATTCTGAAGTTAAGGTGAAGATCATTCATGATGGTGTTGGTGGAATCAATGAATCTGATGTTTTATTGGCAATGGCTTCGAAGGCAATTATTATAGGTTTTAATGTTAGACCAGATGCCAAAGCTAAGACTGTTGCTGAAAGGGAAAAGATAGATATAAGGCTTTATTCTGTCATATATCAAGCTATAGAAGAGGTGCAAAAAGCAATTGAGGGGATGTTAACCCCTGAAATCAAGGAAAATATTATTGGTAAAGTAGAGATTAGAAAGGTTTTCAGTGTTCCGAAGGTGGGTAAGGTTGCAGGTTGTTATGTTTTAGAAGGTAGGATAGTGAGAAATGCAAATGTTAGAGTTATAAGAGATAATATAGTTATTTATACTGGTAAGATCAATTCCCTTAAACGGTTTCAGGATGATGTTAGAGAGGTTGTGGCTGGCTATGAATGTGGACTTGGCATAGCTAATTATAATGATATCAAAGAGGGTGATATATTAGAAGTCTTTGAAATGGTTGAAGAGAAAAAGCTGCTAAAGGATGTAGAATAGATGGTAATTGGAACGCTTCTTTTAGAAATGGATATTCCTGCTGCAAGATCATTGAAAGATAAAAGAAGTGTTGTTAGTAGTTTTAAGGCAAAACTAAGGAGTAAGTTTAATGTATCTGTGGCTGAGGTTGGGGACAAGGAGATATGGAATAGAGCTTATATTGCTGTGGCTATTGTGGGTGAAAATGCTGGTTTTATAGATTCCCAGCTTCAGGAGGTAATAAAATTTACCGAATATTTAAAAGATGCTGTAATTGTTGATATAAAACAGGAGATTATTTGATGAAGAAAGAATCCTTTAGAGATAGAAGGGTGGGTGAACTGTTAAAGGAAGAGATTGCACGGATTGTTCAGTTTGAGGTAAAAAACCCGAATATACATGGTGTTATAATCACGGATGTTACAGTCACAAAAGATCTCAGTCTTGCTAAAGTGTATATCAGCAGTTATGATGGTACCGATGTGGAAATGCTTAAAAGTGAATTGGAGCATTCCAAAAGTTTTATCTACTCAAGATTGAAAAAGTCTATAAAAATCAAAAGAGTGCCAGATCTCACTTTTTTTATCGATAATACATTAGATTATGCTGATAGGATTGAAGGTTTGATAAAGAAGATTTCCCACCCTGAATAATGAATGGCTTTATAAATTTATACAAAGAAAAAGGGTTGTCTTCCCATTTTAATATAAAAAAACTTTCTAAAGTTCTAAATAATTGTAAAGTGGGACATACTGGCACATTGGATCCTTTGGCAGAGGGGGTTCTACCGGTTTGCATTAATGAAGCTACTAAGCTTGCCTCGTATGTTATGGCAGAGGATAAAGAGTACCAAACTAATGCTATTTTGGGTTTTAGGACTGATACTTTTGATATCACAGGTAAGATCTTGGAAAGAAGTGATGGCTATGTACCGACGATTGAAGATATAAAGGAGACTGTGAAGGGATTTGAAGGGGAAATAGAGCTTGTAATCCCATCTTATTCTGCAGTGAATATTCAAGGGAAAAGAGCCTATGAACTTGCAAGGAAGGGTTTGATAGAAAATGCTGGTTTTAAAAAGAGTTTTATATATAGCATTGAAGTAATAAAGTACGATTACCCCTTTTTACAGTTAAAACTATCAGTCGAAAAAGGAACGTATATAAGAAGTGTAATTGATCGGTTGGGTGTTAGGCTTGGAACTTTTGCCACAATGGAATCCCTTTTAAGATTGAGGAGCGGAGTTTTTGGTATATCGGAATCTTTAAAGGTTTGTGAAATTGAAGAAATGATAAAACATAATACCTATGATTTTTTAACTCCGATAAATAGAGTACTGGACTGGAGTAGAGTGATTGTGGATGACAGATATGTACAACTTGTCAAAAACGGTGTATCCCTCCATAAAAACAAATATCTTTACATACCTGAGGAAACAACAAAATGTGTTTTCATTACAAATAAAGAGGGTGTTCTTCTTGCTATTGCTGAAAAATTTAAAGATGATATCCCTTTTAGAAATATAAGGATTTTTAATGATGATAGGTTTAG is from Calditerrivibrio sp. and encodes:
- a CDS encoding DUF503 domain-containing protein, which translates into the protein MVIGTLLLEMDIPAARSLKDKRSVVSSFKAKLRSKFNVSVAEVGDKEIWNRAYIAVAIVGENAGFIDSQLQEVIKFTEYLKDAVIVDIKQEII
- the rbfA gene encoding 30S ribosome-binding factor RbfA, coding for MKKESFRDRRVGELLKEEIARIVQFEVKNPNIHGVIITDVTVTKDLSLAKVYISSYDGTDVEMLKSELEHSKSFIYSRLKKSIKIKRVPDLTFFIDNTLDYADRIEGLIKKISHPE
- the truB gene encoding tRNA pseudouridine(55) synthase TruB, with translation MNGFINLYKEKGLSSHFNIKKLSKVLNNCKVGHTGTLDPLAEGVLPVCINEATKLASYVMAEDKEYQTNAILGFRTDTFDITGKILERSDGYVPTIEDIKETVKGFEGEIELVIPSYSAVNIQGKRAYELARKGLIENAGFKKSFIYSIEVIKYDYPFLQLKLSVEKGTYIRSVIDRLGVRLGTFATMESLLRLRSGVFGISESLKVCEIEEMIKHNTYDFLTPINRVLDWSRVIVDDRYVQLVKNGVSLHKNKYLYIPEETTKCVFITNKEGVLLAIAEKFKDDIPFRNIRIFNDDRF